One window of Cydia pomonella isolate Wapato2018A unplaced genomic scaffold, ilCydPomo1 PGA_scaffold_146, whole genome shotgun sequence genomic DNA carries:
- the LOC133533266 gene encoding histone-lysine N-methyltransferase SETMAR-like, with protein MEPRQIQAIMLYEHNLGTSARQTAEKINTAFGQGTIAHSTVSYWFKSFDKGDTSCEDKPHSGRPVVFDKDLLRSHLERNPDATTRDLEKELGYDHSTIIRHLHAMGYHKIMSRWTPHALTDSERAVRVTLCESLLLQPHRQDFLRSIVTVDNNKTRQAYWVLRGERAPTEPKPDRHGRKIMLSVFWDWQGILYWELLDEKQTINATIYGEQLEKLASEIATKRPKRLSVSLLQDNARPHTAKSVRHILEKLNWTVVPHPPYSPDIAPSDYCLFRALKLHLRKKKFENYEQLQDDIAEFFDHQPPAFWNTA; from the coding sequence ATGGAACCGCGTCAAATACAAGCGATCATGCTTTACGAGCATAATCTAGGAACGAGTGCAAGGCAAACGGCCGAGAAAATTAACACTGCGTTCGGACAAGGCACTATTGCTCATTCCACAGTGAGTTATTGGTTTAAGTCTTTTGATAAGGGGGATACGAGTTGTGAAGACAAACCTCACTCCGGTCGGCCAGTTGTCTTCGACAAAGACCTTCTACGCTCACATTTGGAAAGAAATCCGGATGCGACTACCAGGGACTTGGAGAAGGAACTTGGGTACGACCATTCCACCATAATTCGGCACCTGCATGCAATGGGCTACCACAAAATAATGAGTCGGTGGACACCCCACGCTTTGACAGACAGCGAGCGCGCAGTACGCGTGACCTTATGCGAAAGTCTCCTCCTGCAACCTCACAGACAAGACTTTCTCAGGTCCATTGTCACTGTCGACAACAACAAAACGCGGCAGGCCTATTGGGTTCTACGCGGAGAAAGGGCGCCAACGGAACCAAAGCCAGATCGTCATGGACGAAAGATAATGTTATCAGTTTTCTGGGACTGGCAGGGCATTCTCTATTGGGAACTGTTGGACGAGAAGCAGACTATTAACGCTACTATTTATGGAGAGCAACTGGAAAAGTTAGCCTCTGAAATAGCGACTAAGCGTCCAAAAAGGCTGTCTGTATCACTTCTTCAGGACAACGCTCGACCACATACTGCGAAGTCTGTCCGCCACATTCTGGAAAAGCTAAACTGGACAGTGGTACCTCACCCACCATACAGTCCTGATATTGCGCCGTCGGACTATTGTCTCTTTCGGGCTCTAAAGTTACATCTAAGAAAGAAGAAGTTTGAAAACTATGAACAACTCCAAGACGATATTGCCGAGTTTTTTGACCACCAGCCTCCTGCTTTTTGGAACACGGCATAA